TTTCATACGCAACATTGGCGTTTGAACACGATCTTTACCGTACATAATCTTAGAAAGAAAATAACCTTTAATACAGTTAAGACCTTTGTTTACAGGTGCTTCAGGATCACCTTGAGTCGCGACTACGCGACCATTTTGAGTACCAACAAGTACTGAACAACCTGTACCACAAAAACGACAAGGCGCTTTATCCCATTTAATTTTTGTTTGGTCAGAACTAACGATTAAATTTGTTGCTGAAGCAGGTAACGTAACCCCTGCAGCAGCTGCAGCCGAAGCTGCTGCGTTTGCTTTAACAAACGCACGTCTTGTCATTTTCATGATTCATCCTCACATTGCGAATCAAAGTGCTCGATTTGGTGAAATACTAAAGCGACATTTAGTACGTCTTCGAAGTCATTTATTTTATCGATTGAATCGGTGATATATCCTTGGTTTTCAGTTTCAAGAACAACAATAATCTTGCCCTCTTCACTTTCTCCATATATTTCCGTATTCGGCAGTGCTAATATTTTTTCTTTTGTTATTTCAAGTGACTCAGGTCTTACATGAACCACTAAGCTTGAAATATGAACTTCATTTTCAGGCAAATTCTCTAACATGATGTGCTATCTTCCAGTGTCATGCTGATAGCAGATGTAGGGCAAACAGCAACACAGCCACCACATCCATTACAGGCATCAAAATTAATTTTAGGTTGAGCTACGCTGCCCAACTGAAGTTGAAAACGAATGGCTTGTGTTTCACACATATCGCTACAACTACGACATTCCACAGATTTTTTCGCTAAACAGTTTTCATTTATAGATATTTTATGAGAGAAAACAGGCTCAGCCGTTAAATCAAATAAAGCTTCAGGACAGCTATTTGCACAGCCTTCACAAAAAGTACATTCACCTTTTGTAAAATCGACGATAGGAAACCCACCATCCCCTTTAACAATAATATTTTCTTCACATGCATTAATGCACTTTTCACATCGAGTACACTTTGACGTAAAAACTGATTCATTTTCTACCCAAGGCAATCGCTGTTGTGTTAACGGATTTATTTTTTTTTGAGAAGATAAACGGCGAAAAAATCCTCGCTTAGAATGGTCAATTGCATTATCTTGACTCATCTATTCATAACCTCAGTTATTCATTAACATTTTTATATGTTGAATTTTAAATTTTGTCATATTTATTGATATACCCCATAATGGTTAAACATAGGTAAATTTTGTTTTAGATCAATTTTTAAAATAAATAAAAACAACAAAATAGATCCCATTTGCTTCTTTTAATCATAGGTCACAATTAACAAACATGAAACATACTAAGACCTCAATCTTAACAAGGACCATTGCTCAAGTGATGTTGTTGATTGTTATGATCTCCATAATTACAACGAGCTTAGCCTTAATTACACTTTCCTCTAGCTTAAAAGATGCAGAAGCGGTCAATATTGCTGGCTCATTACGTATGCAAAGCTACCGTCTAGCCTATGATATTGAAACAGACTCTCCAGAACTGATTAAACATTTAGATAAATTTTCACAATCGATAGAATCACCTTCGTTTAAGTCACTAGACCAATGGTTCGTTCCTGATGATATTGAAGATTATTACGAAGACATCCGACTACAATGGCTTTCCTTACAGCCATCATTATTAAGCGACAACAAACAGATTTATTTAAACAAAGTCTCCCTTTTCGTTGATGAAATTGATCATTTTGTTTTTCGTTTACAAGAATTTTCAGAAAGAAAGCTTCAATTACTTTCTCTTATTGGTGCCCTTGGCTTATCACTGATTGTCTTCTCAAGTGTTTTCATTATTTTTTTCACTCAAAGAAAAATCGTGAGTCCATTACATCACCTAGTTGCTGCAAGTCATGCCATGACAAAAGGAAACTATTCAGTTCAGGTGGATTTAAATAGTGATAATGAATTAGGTCAGTTAGGGAATGCATTTAATCACATGACAAGACAAGTCGATTTGAGCTATCGCGAATTAGAAAATCGAGTTGAAGATAAAACCAAAAAACTCAGCCAAGCCAATCGCTCATTAATGATCTTGTATCAATGCTCTCAACAACTCTCGGCATCACAACTGGATGAACAAGCGTTTAAAAACATTCTTGATACCTTTACGAATATTGAAGGGGTTATCAGTGCTCGTCTGATTGTTGAAGAGGAATCCGGTGGCGATTGGGAGATAACAAGCGGTGAACCTGACGAATCCCCATGGAGTCTTCAGGAGTTATGTATTGATGGTGAACAATTAGGATACTTATTATGGCAAGTGTCATTGCCTTGCCCTGATCAGAAATTAATCATCAATATTTCAAATATTCTGGCACGTGGTATTTTCTATAACCAAGCACAAAAACAAACACACCAACTCATTTTATTAGAAGAACGCTCAACGATAGCTCGTGAACTTCATGACTCTTTAGCTCAGTCTCTTTCTTATTTGAAGATTCAGACAACACTATTAAAGCGCCAGTTAGAAAAGTGTGATTGTATAAATACAAGTACTACACTAGTGGAATTGGATGAAGGTCTTAAAAGTGCATATAGTCAATTGCGAGGTCTATTAAACACATTTAGATTAACCATTAATAAAGCTCACTTTGGTGAGGCCTTACAAGAAATCATGACAACCTTAGCCTCACAAACTAAGATAAATATTCATTTAAATAACGAGCTTCCTTCTTTGCCTATAAATGCTCAACAACATGTTCATTTACTACAATTGATAAGAGAAGCGACATTAAATGCCATCAAACACTCAAAAGCTGATAATATTATCATTACGTGTTTTCAAGAAGGTGAGCAAGGCTGTATTAACATTGAGGACGATGGAGTAGGGTTTGATCCTACAGAAGAAAAAATAAATCATTATGGATTAAGGATCATGCAAGAACGTGCAAACTGCGTTCATGGTAAGCTATCCATAACTTCAGAAATAGACAACGGTTGTACAGTGAACGTTATGTTTCCACTAAACCAATAAAATAATAGAGGTAAAAAATTATGTGGAATGTCGTTATCGTTGATGATCATCCGTTAATGCGTCGTGGTATTGGCCAACTTCTTTCTTTTGATGAAGAATTCACACTCACTGGCGAAGCAAGTAATGGCACTGATGCTGTAGCTCTGATTTCACAAGATGAACCAGACCTTGTTCTTCTTGATCTAAATATGAAAGGCATGTCAGGTTTAGATACGTTACATGCACTAAGAAATGAAGGGGTAACCTGCCCGATTGTCATTTTAACCGTGTCAGACAATAAACAGGACATCAAAACATTAATTAAAGCTGGCGCTGATGGTTATCTATTAAAAGACAGTGAACCAGATGAACTAATCGCATTGTTAAAAGAAGCGATGAAAGGCGGCAAAGCCTACTCTGAACAAGTTAAAGCGTGTTTAGAAGAAGACGCTCAAGGCGACGACAAATTATCTCAATTAACGGCTCGTGAACTAGAAATATTACAACATGTTGCAAAAGGCATGAGAAATAAACAAGTTGCAGATCAACTGTTTATTTCTGAAGCGACCGTAAAAGTGCACATGAAAAGTTTATTGAAAAAATTAAATGTAAAATCACGTGTTGCAGCCACACTACTCTATTTAGATTCGTAATATGAAAAAAACGTTTTATGCCCTCTTATCTCTATTGGTACTAAATGGTTGTGCATTAACAACAGAACCAATGACGCCTGAATCAAGTGCTATCAACTTATATTATAATGATAGTGTCGTAGAGGGGTGCCAAGAGGTTGGCACTGTGACAGGAAGTGAGGGCCATTGGTATACCTTCTTCTTTATTACGAATAAAGATCTAACCATTGGTGCAATTAATGACATTAAAAATGAAGCTCAAGCTTTAGGTGCAAACAGCATAGTGATTCACACACCGTCGCCATTTAATACATCAGTAACTATGTTTGGCTCTGCTTATATTTGCCCTTAATAACTTTTAACCTTAATAACTCTTAACTCGGGTTAATTAATCACTTCATTTTACAAACAAAAAACGCCAACTTTTACGTTGGCGTTTTATTTTATCTGCACATTAAAGAAGCACATATTTTTAATGGTGCAATGTTGATGCAATTTCATCTTCTCGAGAACATACCCACTCAGGATCATAAGGCCCCCAATCTGAAAGACGGTAATAACCATCATTATGACGACGGCCATCTTGAATAAACATCAATTCAATCCCAATGCCAGGTAAAGCCTTCAATACATCTTGAATAGTACGACGAGGCCAACCAGTTAACTCTACAAGTTTAGGAACATTCGGCCTTTCTATATTATGTACCAATAACGCCAAATATAAGCGTCTGGCAAACACTGGATTCAACTCCATTGATACCTCCTGAATTAATAAGAGTAATTATTAATCATTCAATAAAAATGATGTTGAGATTGATCAACTAATTACGAAAATAATCTCATATTTATGTAAATGGGTCATAAAATCGTATTTTTTGTAATTAATTTTCACAATAAGATCGGCGATATTCTCTAAAGCATTATCCAATATTAACCGTACCACCACCTTTTAGTGTGCCACCACACCCAATAGCATCGCCATCTCTTGCTGCAGGCTTTCCATCAATAAATACAGAACTTGAACCGGCAGAAATGGATCTTGGATGAGGTGGATGTTTAGGTTTAGAGTGAGGAGCAAGAGGATCACCTTGCCTTGCTGCTGGAATTCCATCCACTTTTACTGTCCCAGAGCCAGCTAAAACTGGAGTTGGATGAAAACCGTCATGATCACTACCAATATCCCCCACTTTCACTGCATTTCCCATATAGCCTCCTTTCAATATTGGGTCGAATCAGAAGTGTATGTGTTATTCCGCCTCTTTAATATTTGCCCGAAAAGAATGGCGAGTCACTTCAAATAATAATCAACAGATTACTAAATAACCTTCAAGACTGGCGTATTTGTTCAATAATCGTTATAACTAGACAATAATTAATAACATAACTAAAAATGAAGAAAGTCATGACTACAATCTACGGAATTAAAAACTGCGACACCATCAAGAAATGCAAAAAATGGCTTGAAGCAAATAACATTAACTTTACTTATCACGATTATCGTACTGATGGTATTGATAAAGATATGGTAGCTACATTCGTAAAACAACTTGGTTGGGAAAATGTAGTAAATAAACGTGGTACCACGTATCGCCAACTAACTGATGAACAAAAAGCATCTCTAAATGAAGAAACAGCAATCGAATTATTGCTAGAAATGCCAGCTATGATTAAACGCCCTGTACTTATTCATAATAATGAATACCACTTAGGCTTTAAGCCAGCTCAATACGAGACCTTGTTTGATATCTAATGCCATTAATAAAAAAGAAGTAAAGGAATACAGAATGTCTGATACACCAACATTAGCTCTTGCTAAAGATTTACTAAGCCGCCAATCCATCACACCTGAAGATGCAGGTTGCCAAGAGCTAATGATTAAACGACTAGAAGCTCTTGGTTTTACCATTGAAATTATGGTGTTTGAAGATACAACCAACTTTTGGGCTCGTCGAGGCAATGAAGCACCATTATTTACTTTTGCAGGACATACGGATGTTGTTCCTACAGGTGATTTAACGCATTGGAATACCAATCCATTTGAACCAACAATCATTGACGGAATGCTCTACGCTCGTGGAGCAGCAGATATGAAGGGCTCTTTAGCTTGTATGGTGGTTGCCGTTGAGCGTTTCGTCGGAGAGCACCCGAATCACAAAGGTTCAATTTCATTTTTAATCACATCCGATGAAGAAGGTCCATTTATTAATGGCACGACTCGTGTTGTAGATACCCTGCAAGAACGTGACGAAATCATTGATATGTGTATCGTAGGTGAACCATCAAGTACCTCTCATGTTGGTGATGTGGTTAAAAATGGGCGTAGAGGATCATTAACAGGTAATTTAACCGTTAAAGGTATTCAAGGGCATGTTGCTTATCCGCATATAGCTCGCAATCCAATTCACCAAGCGATGCCCGCTCTGTCAGAGCTAGCAACGACCGTTTGGGACAATGGCAATGATTATTTTCCACCAACAAGCTTTCAAATCCCAAATATGAATGGCGGCACAGGCGCTTCAAACGTTATTCCTGGCACAGTCGATATCATGTTTAACTTTAGATTCAGCACCGAATCAACAGTCGATGAGCTACAACAACGTGTCGTCGAAATTTTAGATAAGCATGATTTAGAATACGACTTAGACTGGATTATCAATGGTCTCCCTTTCCTAACTGATACTGGCGATTTATTAACAGCCGTTGTTAATGCTGTCGATACGGTTAATCAACAAAAACCACAACTATTAACGACGGGTGGAACGTCAGATGGGCGTTTTATTGCTCAAATGGGTTCCCAAGTTATAGAGCTTGGCCCAGTGAATGCGACCATTCATAAGGTAAACGAGTGCGTAAATGTAGAAGATTTAGAAAAACTGACTGATATGTATCAAGAAGTCCTAAATAATCTACTAGCATAAGGATAAATTAGGGTTATGATGAGAGAGCTTTTGTTCTCTCATCTTTAATTGGTGCCCTATGACATATCAAGAACTTACTGGTCAATCATTTCAACACTTGTCAAAGCTATCACCACATCGTCAGCTTCACCACGATTGTATTCTTCCATTTAAAGCCTTATCAGATGCGGCGCATCAAGCAGGGTTCACTCTAACTATTGCAAGCAGCTTCCGTGACTTTGAACGTCAACTTCTCATTTGGAATAATAAATTTTTAGGCATTCGTCCTATTTTAGATGATAACGGGCAAGAGCTTGACCCTAACACTCTCAATGATCTCGAAAAAATTCACGCCATTATGCGATGGTCAGCCCTTCCAGGTGCGAGTCGTCACCACTGGGGAACAGAACTTGATGTTTATGCATCAAATACCTTACCCGAAGATACACAATTACAACTTGAACCATGGGAGTACACCACAGGGCATCAAGCAGAGTTCAGTTCATGGTTAAATAAAAACGCCCCAAAATTTGGTTTTTTCTTCCCATATAAAACCGATAAAAAAGGGGTTGCCATTGAACCTTGGCACATCAGCTATCAACAAAATAGCAGTGAATATATGTCACAATTAACACCTGAAATGTTACTTAAAGCATGGGAGGGTGTTGATCTGGCTGGGAAAGAGACCATCATTAAACACATAGATACATTATTTGTTCGCTATATAACAAACATAGACAAGGAGTAAATATGGAATGGTTAATGAACCCTTGGGTCATCATCATCATTGTTGTAAGTGTTGTTATTGGTAATCTTGCTGCATTAAAAGCAACGGCCAATATGAAGTTTGGTCAATCAAAAAAAATGAAAAACCTTCAAGAACAAGATGATATTGACGCTGAAAAACAAAACACAGTAGATAAAACAGAAAGTTCAGAACAAAAAAAAGACGCTCAATAACGAGCGTCTTTCTTCATCTTATTTTAGCTTATTCTTCATCTTGCTCAGTCTTAGGGGCGTTGTTTGATTTTTCAATCATCGCCGCTAACACAGGAACTAATGAATCTAACGTATCTTCGTCAACAGGTTTACCACCGGCATCTGTTACGTTAATTGATGTTCTGTTGCCTAAGTCGCCAAGTAATAAGTTATAAGTACGGCCATCAAAAGACAGTGGTTTAGTACCGATCTCTTCCCAGAATTCATCATCAGGTTCTTTGTACTTAACTTCGATTGTACCTTGAGAGCGGTTTCTGTCTTCTATTGCTAGTCCCATCATAGGCAATAACTCGCCTAAGCGTTCCCAGAAAATATTGTATGGCGCACGAGCAATGATAACTGGCAGTCCACTTCTATCTTGTCCCATAGAAATAGGAATACGCTTAACTAACTCTTCTGCACGGATACGAGCTTCTTCACGTAACTGTTCATCATAAGCTGACGTCACTAAATTCGTCATTAAAATGTTATAACGCGCTTTGTTTGCAGGTGTCACTTCGGCTTGATTGCCATCTACTTGCCAATCAATTAATAAGATTTGAAAGCCTGCACGATTATTTTGATTTAGCTTGCTAATTTGATAACGAGCACCGAACTCATGATCTTCATCTTCTGAGCTCCATTTTAACCAATCAGTCTCAATTTCTGAGGGCTCTTCTTTAACAATACCGATATCTTTCTTCTTCATTAAAGTTAATACCGTTTGCCAAAGCTTATCAACATCTTCTTGCTTAACAAGCCAAACCGTGACTTCTCCATTCTGCTCTTCAATACGAGCACCAGGGATCAGTTCAAGTACTTGTTGAGGAGGACGAATATCCACTTCTTTACCGATACCACCTGTAAACTCCCCCTTAGGAATATCATATTGAGGGTAGAACTCAGGTTTAGCATCTGCAGGTTCTTTCCACTCAACTAAAGGGGTTGTCTCTAGATACTTGAAGTCTTGTTTAGCTTGGCGACGCTCTGTTGGACTACTTGAACATGCCGATAAAACAGCAATCATTAATGATCCAACAACAAAGCGAGTGTTCACTTTCATTTTCTATCCTACTACTTCAACAAACCCGCACTTTTCAGCGCTTGCTCTACCGTTGGCTGTGCTGACAGACTTAATTCCGTTAATGGTAAACGAATATCCGAATGAGTAATCATACCTAAACGATGTGCCGCCCATTTAACCGGAATTGGGTTAGCTTCAACAAATAAATCATTATGTAACGGCATTAAACGTTGGTTAATGATTTCAGCTTCTTCAAACTTACCTTGAGCAGCTAAAGCAAACATGGTCGCCATGTCTTTTGCTGCAATGTTTGACGTTACAGAGATAACACCATGGCCACCCAATTTAACAAAATCAAGCGCAGTAGCATCATCACCACTTAGTTGGATAAAGTTTTCACCACAAAGTTCACGAGTAATCGCCACGCGATCTAAATCACCTGTCGCATCTTTTAATGCAACAATGTTATCAAGCTCAGCAAGACGAGCAACCGTTTCAGGAAGAAGGTCTACTGCTGTACGTCCTGGTACATTATAAAGAATTTGAGGGATATCTGTTGCTTCAGAGATCGCTTTATAGTGCTGAAACAAACCTTCTTGAGTCGGTTTATTGTAATAAGGCGTTACACTTAAACAACCAGCAACACCAGAGTCATGGAAAAGTTTACTGAATGTTACGGCTTCATGAGTTGCATTGGCTCCTGTACCTGCAATTACAGGAATTTGACCATCAGCGAACTCAAGGGTCTTCATAACTAATTTGACATGCTCTTCTACACTTAATGTCGCTGATTCCCCTGTTGTACCAACAGCCACAATGCCATTTGTGCCCGCTTTAATGTGGTAATCAACAAGACTTTTTAAACTGGTGTAATCTACTTCACCATCAGTATCCAATGGTGTAACTAAAGCGACAATGCTACCTGAGAACATATCCTTCTCCCTTTCTATCTGCTGCTACAATATTGGTTCTGTTATTCAATTAACTTCATCGTAAAGAATCATCATCCTTGACCATGATGTGTTATCTGGTTTTCATCTTCTTACACAATGAGCAGAACCATTCAATCTATATAACTCAAGGATATTACATTAGAGCCTATGTTGTAGAGTCTTTTTTTTGACGATTGTTCACTATTGCTTGCTTATCACACAATCACTTGCGTGTTAGTATGTAGATATCTTTTTCAACAACGAGTTTTTTATGTCTCAATACCTTGTAATTACTGCGGTCGGAACAGACAGACCGGGTATATCGAATAAGGTGACTCGCCTTGTCACTGAGTCAAGCTGCAATATAGTAGATAGCCGTATCGCCTCATTTGGTAATGAGTTCACATTAATCATGTTGTTGTCAGGTACAGCAAACGCTATCTCTCGAATTGAAAATACATTACCACTATTAGGTCAACAGCATGATCTAATTACCATGATGAAACGTACTTCACCTCATCAAGAAAAAGACATTTTCTATACCATTGACGCATTTATTGAATCAGAAGACCGTCCTGGACTGACTGAAAAATTCACCGATTTTCTTGCTAATCGAGATATCGATTTAAAAACTCTTAGCGCTCAAACATTAAAAAAACCAGAAGATCAAAATACATTTCAGATCCAAATTACGGCCGAAATATTTAAAGAATGCCATATCATTGAGATTCAAGAAGAATTTGAATCCTTATGCGCTTCATTAAATGTCAGTGGTAAAATCAATTTCTATAAAAATTAAAGGCAAATAGACCTAATACCATTCCGGATAAGTAGTTGAACAAGCAAGAATGAGCAACTAGCTATGTGGATTGGTATAAACCCATAAAAGGAAAGAGAATGATCACACCATTAGCAGCAGGCTCAACTGCACCCAATGTATCGCTTTTAGATCAAAATGGAGAAAGCGTCTCGATCTCTGATTTTAAAGGTAAAAAAGTACTGTTTTACTTTTACCCTAAAGCGATGACGCCAGGATGTACCGTTCAAGCTCAAGGTCTTCGTGATATTAAATCAGAACTTGAAGCTCATAACGTAGTTACACTTGGTGTCAGTATTGACGCTGTAAAACGCCTTGGTAAATTTATCGAGCGTGATAATTTGAACTTCACTCTACTATCAGATGAAGATCATGCCGCTGCAGATGCATTTGGTGTTTGGGGTGAGAAAAAATTCATGGGTAAAGTGTACGATGGTTTACATCGCATCAGTTTTCTAATTAATGAAGAAGGTGTTATTGAGCACGTTTTCACTAAATTTAAAACCAAAGATCACCATGAAGTAGTATTAGATTATTTGAATAATAAATAATTTGAACTTATAAAAATTAAAGGCGATACCACGTGTATCGCCTTTTTTATTACCGTATTAATAATTCGCTTCTATTTCTGTTGCAGGAAGCGCTTTCCACACCGCTTTCACTAATGTTGCTAATGGAATTGCAAAAAACACGCCCCAAAAACCCCATAATCCACCAAAGACTAAAACAGAAACAATAATCGCCACAGGATGTAAATTAACCGCTTCAGAAAATAAAACGGGAACCAACACATTACCATCCAGAGCCTGAATGATGGCATAAGCTAACAATAACCAATAAAAATCTGGCGTTAACCCCCATTGGAATAAGGCAACAATCGCAATAGGAACCGTTACAGCCGCAGCGCCAATATAAGGAATAAGCACAGAAAAACCCACCATTACGGCTAGTAATAAGGCGTAACGTAAATCCATAATAAAGAAGGTTAAATAACTCACAGTACCTACAATTAAAATTTCGACGACTTTACCTCGAATGTAATTACTTATCTGTTCATTCATCTCCAACCACACTTTCGTCGCCAAACGACGATTTTTAGGTAAAAGATTACTCATAGTGCCAACCATCTCATCTTTATCTTTTAATAAGAAAAACACTAACAGTGGTACAAGAATAAGGTAAACACCAAGCGCTGCTAAACTTACTAATGATGATAGCGAGCCTTTGACTATGCTCTCTCCCATTCCAAGTACTTTAACTCGTATTGTTTCTAATAGAGTCTCGATTGATTGAGGTTGAATAAATTCAGGGTAACGCTCAGGTAAACTTGATAAGAAACTATTTAAACCATTAAACATGGATGGCACATCATTAATTAAATTACCTACTTGCGTCCAAATAGTCGGAACTAAACCGAAAACGGCCAATAACATAAGACTAATAAACAAGATAATAACCAACATTACTGAGAGTACTCTTGGTAAACCAATGCGAGTTAGTTTAGCAACAGGCCACTCTAATAAATACGCCAATACTATGGCAACTAACAATGGCGCAATTAAGTGACCAAAAAAGTAAATGGTAATAAAGCCAACAATAAGAATAGCAGCCAAACTAACGGCATGAGGATCTGAAAAGCGGCGCTTATACCACTGGGTAACCATATCTAACATAACAATTTCTACTTTTTAATTACGGTTAAAAACGAATAAGCATCTGCATGCTCTAGGCGAACTTCAAATAATTGGCGTTCAAAATAAGCAATCATATCGACTAGAGAAGCTTTGTCGACGACTTTAATTTGTAAGATTTCATTAGTCACCAAAGCCTGACTTGCTCTT
The Aliivibrio fischeri ATCC 7744 = JCM 18803 = DSM 507 DNA segment above includes these coding regions:
- a CDS encoding chaperone NapD; its protein translation is MLENLPENEVHISSLVVHVRPESLEITKEKILALPNTEIYGESEEGKIIVVLETENQGYITDSIDKINDFEDVLNVALVFHQIEHFDSQCEDES
- the napF gene encoding ferredoxin-type protein NapF, with protein sequence MSQDNAIDHSKRGFFRRLSSQKKINPLTQQRLPWVENESVFTSKCTRCEKCINACEENIIVKGDGGFPIVDFTKGECTFCEGCANSCPEALFDLTAEPVFSHKISINENCLAKKSVECRSCSDMCETQAIRFQLQLGSVAQPKINFDACNGCGGCVAVCPTSAISMTLEDSTSC
- the narQ gene encoding nitrate/nitrite two-component system sensor histidine kinase NarQ; its protein translation is MKHTKTSILTRTIAQVMLLIVMISIITTSLALITLSSSLKDAEAVNIAGSLRMQSYRLAYDIETDSPELIKHLDKFSQSIESPSFKSLDQWFVPDDIEDYYEDIRLQWLSLQPSLLSDNKQIYLNKVSLFVDEIDHFVFRLQEFSERKLQLLSLIGALGLSLIVFSSVFIIFFTQRKIVSPLHHLVAASHAMTKGNYSVQVDLNSDNELGQLGNAFNHMTRQVDLSYRELENRVEDKTKKLSQANRSLMILYQCSQQLSASQLDEQAFKNILDTFTNIEGVISARLIVEEESGGDWEITSGEPDESPWSLQELCIDGEQLGYLLWQVSLPCPDQKLIINISNILARGIFYNQAQKQTHQLILLEERSTIARELHDSLAQSLSYLKIQTTLLKRQLEKCDCINTSTTLVELDEGLKSAYSQLRGLLNTFRLTINKAHFGEALQEIMTTLASQTKINIHLNNELPSLPINAQQHVHLLQLIREATLNAIKHSKADNIIITCFQEGEQGCINIEDDGVGFDPTEEKINHYGLRIMQERANCVHGKLSITSEIDNGCTVNVMFPLNQ
- a CDS encoding response regulator, with protein sequence MWNVVIVDDHPLMRRGIGQLLSFDEEFTLTGEASNGTDAVALISQDEPDLVLLDLNMKGMSGLDTLHALRNEGVTCPIVILTVSDNKQDIKTLIKAGADGYLLKDSEPDELIALLKEAMKGGKAYSEQVKACLEEDAQGDDKLSQLTARELEILQHVAKGMRNKQVADQLFISEATVKVHMKSLLKKLNVKSRVAATLLYLDS
- a CDS encoding DUF4156 domain-containing protein codes for the protein MKKTFYALLSLLVLNGCALTTEPMTPESSAINLYYNDSVVEGCQEVGTVTGSEGHWYTFFFITNKDLTIGAINDIKNEAQALGANSIVIHTPSPFNTSVTMFGSAYICP
- a CDS encoding winged helix-turn-helix domain-containing protein; this encodes MELNPVFARRLYLALLVHNIERPNVPKLVELTGWPRRTIQDVLKALPGIGIELMFIQDGRRHNDGYYRLSDWGPYDPEWVCSREDEIASTLHH
- a CDS encoding type VI secretion system PAAR protein; this encodes MGNAVKVGDIGSDHDGFHPTPVLAGSGTVKVDGIPAARQGDPLAPHSKPKHPPHPRSISAGSSSVFIDGKPAARDGDAIGCGGTLKGGGTVNIG
- a CDS encoding ArsC family reductase, encoding MTTIYGIKNCDTIKKCKKWLEANNINFTYHDYRTDGIDKDMVATFVKQLGWENVVNKRGTTYRQLTDEQKASLNEETAIELLLEMPAMIKRPVLIHNNEYHLGFKPAQYETLFDI
- the dapE gene encoding succinyl-diaminopimelate desuccinylase, whose product is MSDTPTLALAKDLLSRQSITPEDAGCQELMIKRLEALGFTIEIMVFEDTTNFWARRGNEAPLFTFAGHTDVVPTGDLTHWNTNPFEPTIIDGMLYARGAADMKGSLACMVVAVERFVGEHPNHKGSISFLITSDEEGPFINGTTRVVDTLQERDEIIDMCIVGEPSSTSHVGDVVKNGRRGSLTGNLTVKGIQGHVAYPHIARNPIHQAMPALSELATTVWDNGNDYFPPTSFQIPNMNGGTGASNVIPGTVDIMFNFRFSTESTVDELQQRVVEILDKHDLEYDLDWIINGLPFLTDTGDLLTAVVNAVDTVNQQKPQLLTTGGTSDGRFIAQMGSQVIELGPVNATIHKVNECVNVEDLEKLTDMYQEVLNNLLA
- a CDS encoding M15 family metallopeptidase, translated to MTYQELTGQSFQHLSKLSPHRQLHHDCILPFKALSDAAHQAGFTLTIASSFRDFERQLLIWNNKFLGIRPILDDNGQELDPNTLNDLEKIHAIMRWSALPGASRHHWGTELDVYASNTLPEDTQLQLEPWEYTTGHQAEFSSWLNKNAPKFGFFFPYKTDKKGVAIEPWHISYQQNSSEYMSQLTPEMLLKAWEGVDLAGKETIIKHIDTLFVRYITNIDKE
- a CDS encoding DUF2897 family protein → MEWLMNPWVIIIIVVSVVIGNLAALKATANMKFGQSKKMKNLQEQDDIDAEKQNTVDKTESSEQKKDAQ
- the bamC gene encoding outer membrane protein assembly factor BamC, whose protein sequence is MKVNTRFVVGSLMIAVLSACSSSPTERRQAKQDFKYLETTPLVEWKEPADAKPEFYPQYDIPKGEFTGGIGKEVDIRPPQQVLELIPGARIEEQNGEVTVWLVKQEDVDKLWQTVLTLMKKKDIGIVKEEPSEIETDWLKWSSEDEDHEFGARYQISKLNQNNRAGFQILLIDWQVDGNQAEVTPANKARYNILMTNLVTSAYDEQLREEARIRAEELVKRIPISMGQDRSGLPVIIARAPYNIFWERLGELLPMMGLAIEDRNRSQGTIEVKYKEPDDEFWEEIGTKPLSFDGRTYNLLLGDLGNRTSINVTDAGGKPVDEDTLDSLVPVLAAMIEKSNNAPKTEQDEE
- the dapA gene encoding 4-hydroxy-tetrahydrodipicolinate synthase — its product is MFSGSIVALVTPLDTDGEVDYTSLKSLVDYHIKAGTNGIVAVGTTGESATLSVEEHVKLVMKTLEFADGQIPVIAGTGANATHEAVTFSKLFHDSGVAGCLSVTPYYNKPTQEGLFQHYKAISEATDIPQILYNVPGRTAVDLLPETVARLAELDNIVALKDATGDLDRVAITRELCGENFIQLSGDDATALDFVKLGGHGVISVTSNIAAKDMATMFALAAQGKFEEAEIINQRLMPLHNDLFVEANPIPVKWAAHRLGMITHSDIRLPLTELSLSAQPTVEQALKSAGLLK
- a CDS encoding glycine cleavage system protein R, which codes for MSQYLVITAVGTDRPGISNKVTRLVTESSCNIVDSRIASFGNEFTLIMLLSGTANAISRIENTLPLLGQQHDLITMMKRTSPHQEKDIFYTIDAFIESEDRPGLTEKFTDFLANRDIDLKTLSAQTLKKPEDQNTFQIQITAEIFKECHIIEIQEEFESLCASLNVSGKINFYKN